A region of Pongo pygmaeus isolate AG05252 chromosome 15, NHGRI_mPonPyg2-v2.0_pri, whole genome shotgun sequence DNA encodes the following proteins:
- the ZBTB42 gene encoding zinc finger and BTB domain-containing protein 42: MEFPEHGGRLLGRLRQQRELGFLCDCTVLVGDARFPAHRAVLAACSVYFHLFYRDRPAGSRDTVRLNGDIVTAPAFGRLLDFMYEGRLDLRSLPVEDVLAAASYLHMYDIVKVCKGRLQEKDRSLDPGNPAPGAEPAQPPCHWPVWTADLCPAARKAKLPPFGVKAALPPRASGPPPCQVPEESDQALDLSLKSGPRQERVHPPCVLQTPLCSQLQPGAQPLVKDERDSLSEQEESSSSRSPHSPPKPPPVPAAKGLVVGLQPLPVSGEGRRELELDAGRLASEDELGPGGPLCICPLCSKLFPSSHVLQLHLSAHFRERDSTRARLSPDGVAPTCPLCGKTFSCTYTLKRHERTHSGEKPYTCVQCGKSFQYSHNLSRHTVVHTREKPHACRWCERRFTQSGDLYRHIRKFHCGLVKSLLV, encoded by the coding sequence ATGGAGTTCCCTGAGCACGGCGGACGGCTGCTGGGCCGCCTGAGGCAGCAGCGCGAGCTGGGCTTCCTATGCGACTGCACCGTGCTGGTGGGCGACGCGCGCTTCCCGGCCCACCGTGCCGTGCTGGCCGCGTGCAGCGTCTACTTCCATCTCTTCTACAGGGACCGGCCCGCGGGCAGTCGCGACACGGTGCGTCTCAACGGCGACATCGTCACGGCGCCCGCCTTCGGCCGCCTGCTGGACTTCATGTACGAGGGCCGCCTGGACCTGCGCAGCCTGCCTGTGGAGGACGTCCTGGCGGCCGCCAGCTACCTGCACATGTATGACATCGTCAAGGTCTGCAAGGGCAGGCTCCAGGAGAAGGATCGAAGTCTGGACCCGGGGAACCCTGCCCCTGGGGCAGAACCTGCTCAGCCACCGTGCCACTGGCCTGTCTGGACCGCggacctctgcccagctgcccgaAAGGCCAAGCTCCCCCCGTTTGGGGTCAAGGCTGCCCTCCCTCCTCGAGCATCTGGGCCTCCTCCCTGCCAGGTCCCAGAAGAGTCAGACCAGGCCCTGGACCTGTCGCTGAAGTCTGGCCCAAGGCAGGAGCGGGTCCACCCACCGTGCGTCCTCCAGACACCCCTCTGCAGCCAGTTGCAGCCAGGGGCCCAGCCACTGGTGAAGGACGAGCGGGACTCACTGTCCGAACAGGAGGAGAGCAGCAGCTCTAGGAGCCCCCACAGTCCCCCGAAGCCACCTCCTGTTCCTGCAGCCAAGGGCCTGGTGGTGGGCTTGCAGCCGCTGCCTGTCAGCGGAGAGGGCAGGCGGGAGCTGGAGCTGGATGCAGGGCGACTGGCGAGTGAGGACGAGCTGGGGCCTGGTGGGCCGCTCTGCATCTGCCCGTTGTGCAGCAAGCTGTTTCCTAGCTCCCACGTGCTGCAGCTGCACCTCAGTGCCCACTTCCGTGAGCGAGACAGCacccgggcccggctctcccctGACGGCGTGGCACCCACCTGCCCGCTCTGTGGGAAGACCTTCTCGTGCACATACACACTGAAGAGGCACGAGCGGACACACTCGGGTGAGAAGCCCTATACCTGTGTGCAGTGTGGCAAAAGTTTTCAGTACTCCCACAACCTGAGCCGGCACACCGTAGTGCACACTCGAGAGAAGCCGCATGCCTGCCGGTGGTGTGAGCGCCGTTTCACGCAGTCTGGGGACCTCTACCGCCACATCCGCAAGTTTCACTGTGGCCTCGTCAAGTCCCTTCTGGTGTGA